The Bactrocera dorsalis isolate Fly_Bdor chromosome 2, ASM2337382v1, whole genome shotgun sequence region AAATCCTTAATAATGGTTGTATTTTCAACAGGAACATTAACATACGGCTCTTCTAAAGAGCATTGCAGTTTACCCGGATAAACGCGTACATATCCTTTGTCCTTATCGTGAAACCTTAGATATATTGCTGGTCTCTTTCCTTCCAAATGCGTCAAGTTCATTACGGGGGTTGGATCTTGCAATGGAACATCCTCCATACCAGACGCAGCATACAAGTCAGTCATGTAAAATGCCTAAAAAAGTTGATAATAGTacgcaaaatatttgtttatattttgttattttaatttaatatattcttagctataattttttttaattacttacgCTGGGTTCTCTAGTTATATGAAATGCTCGCAATGCTGTAGTTAGTAATTGTTCTAAGGTATACGTCCGCGGTACACTAATTACCCGGTATAGTTGCCGTCTAAATGAGTTGTTACCGTCGAAAACTTTGATCATTtctgtatacaaaaataaataaaacaatacaattagcaaaacttacatatgtatatctgaaatacaaaaaaaatgtttttaaattcttaCCAATGTCCTTTTCCTCactttctttttcctttttggtTTTATCTTTGTCTGATTTTTCCGATTTGTGTGAGGATTCTGGGCGATAGTGTGATGACGTACCACTTCCGCCACTAACGGCACTAGCGTGCATTGTATCAGTTTTAATACCCGGTTCTTCATCTTTGAAGCGTGGCGTGTCTCCACTACTAAACTCTTCAGATATACTTCGTGCTAcccaagaaataaaatataatgattttagAAATGCATCCCATAAAATGTTTTCAACACTTATATTAGCTTTAATTCAAccgattataataaaattatatatacattatttatatatatatatatatatatatatatatatacatacatatatattagttataataAGTTAGCAACCACAATATTCAAAGACTACAGATACACATACGAATACGAAAGCTTAGTTATGTTAATATAATTATGAAATAACTTAATACTAAAGTATAGATTagcataaataaattcattcttatatgtatttatgtttgttttctTCAAAGCCTAGAGGTTCCTTGTTATGATGGTTTCGTTCATTATGTGGATGTGTCCTACATGATGTCTACGAATATTCGATTAATTGGTCCTTTTCACCTTCCACTTATTACTGGATAAGTGGGgataaataatgatttttgcCCATGCCACGATAATACATgcatttataaaatacatatagcaATAAAGATACCCTTCCAACGTACTTCACGTCCTTAAGTTCGGTCGCAAACATTTTCTCGATatgacttaaattaaaaaatgctaaTTATCCACACGTTAGCTAGTAGTCGCCAGCCAAGCGTAGAATTTACatctacatataatattaataaatttatatatgatgaattaattaattgtcCAAAATTGAAAGTATTGGTAAGGATAGCCAGATTTCGTATGTAACCAAAgtgatgtttttgttatttgtaaataaatacaaatatgttaattttataactttatcCAACCCAAATGTTTAGGCTTTGTTGGGGCTAGTAGACAGTTTATGTGAAGTCACAGTTTTTGTAACAAATGAATTCAATAAATGTTAATGGGGATGGGGCTTCTGTAAAAGTACAGCAATTTACATGGATTATATTGATTGTTGCTACTGAACAAGTCGGTTTTTTTGGGACGCACCATGTGGAACCGGTAAGACACTTTTAATATCTAACATCTAGCATAAAAAATAGCGGAAATGTTGATAAAAAGTTCAATTATAATTCGAGATGAGTGCAAAACAATGCAAGATGCAAACGGCAACTATGAAGTTTTCGGTGCCGCTATCTTACCACTTCCTGGGATTGCCATTCTTCACTTGTCCTAaggcaaacatatgtatgtatatatgtatgtgcgaacaaatgaaaaatagtctcatatattgggttgtcaaaaacgtcttgcggtattttcgctagttggcgctgaaagcttgtagttctagttttattcgtcgcatcgggtcatgctatacctttttggaaagctcatttcacgcgctaacacgtgtttgattgatcgtgagttatagcgtcgcaaacatggagcaaaataaagagaaaatacggcatatttttcagataaaggcaaaaatgcatctcaagccgccaataaaatttgtgcagtttatggacccgatacagtttccatttccaccgcacaacgatggtttcaacgttttcgttctggtgtagaggtgcgCCACGATCCgaaaggcctgtcgtcgaaaattgcgataaaatcgctgaattgatcgaaagagaccggcatagtaacaatcgtagcatcggtcaagagctgggcatgagtcatcaaaaattcatttcaatttcaataaaaataaaaaaattcaataaaaataccgcaagacttttttgacaacccaatacatATATTACAGTTTCTATGtgttgggaatggtagaatagaactgtaACCACATTCGCAATGTATAGCGAAAAAAACTTGATTAAGTCAGAATATATCCagaatgtaaaaattaattgtttggaTTATAACTGActccatatatttattataagtggctaaaaatgtagAAGTTGAtgagattaattaaaaattcacagtTGTCCTCAGGCAAATGGATGAAAATTATCTAAATATATCCCGGATTGACTTCATATAACCATCGGTTGAGAATTGTTCAACTATTATTATTCAGTGTATTATCACAAGTAttatcaattttgaaaattaataatttattacaagttgaatataaaatgaataaaaaaaatcaattattttcaaatttgcaaGTATTTGATAGGGTTGTTACACCCGGAATAACGTTTTcgtttttattcataaatacaattttactgtataataataataatagttaataatttaagtatacCTTAGCCACAGCAAAGAGTGGAcggggtcctctagtatattatatttcataaacTTTGTGAAGGGTACTTATCGCtggctcgaaaccggttttagacccGCGGTCTTTTAgccaaaattgttcaaaatgatccgtagaacatttcccaCATACgttattttattggaaaaaatatcgaCCCGTTCTaatgttacatatgtacattgataAGTTCTCAAATTCAAGATGAAACATGATTTATGAAAAAGAAGGTGAACACCAGGATTAAATGTGTCAAATATAATATGTTTTGATGTGACACCAATTTAATGTTCAAATAGagcttttataattttctaaggCAAAACTCGAGCCGAACTAACACTAGATAATCTATATTAATTCTTATTTCGTTACCTTCCTTAATCATTGAGTTATCTATTCTAATGTGAAACAATCGTAATCAATGTCTCCCTTAAGTGTGTGCAGTGTGGTGAAGCACTTAATTCAAAATAGAGACAATATTAGTAAATACAAATACGAAAAATCACTTTGTGTTTTGCTTCTTTTGGAAAAAAGTACAGTTAGCTtagttgaaatatatatatacacatacctacatatgtatattaggttttcaaaaaagtcttgcggtatttttattgaatcaattcgtgtggcacccatatatcgagcttcttagtgactccaagcttcttcaaatggtttataacggtttgatgactactatgccggtctctttcgaccaattcagcgattttatcgcaattttcgacgacaggccttccggagcgtggcgcatcttcgaccacctctacaccagaaacgaaaacgttgaaaccatcgttgtgcggtggaaatggaaactgtttcgggtccataaactgcacaaaatttattggcggcttgagatgcatttttgcctttatcgtagtagtactgtacgacttaaaagaaacgacaatcaatcaaacgtgaaatgagctttccaaaaaggtatagcatgacccgatgcgacgaataaaactagaactacgcgctttcagcgccaactagcaaaaataccgcaagacttttttgacaacccaatactaatattatacatatgtatatatatatatatatattattacatttattgttattatttgtaatattattaatgtTAATGGTAGTAATATGTGCGGAGGTTTAGTATGATTTCAACATGTAAATAAATTAGCGCTGTAATTCCAAATATTATcgatgtaaatataataaaattaagaatatttacatgcacatatttttattgttttaaatttccatTGTCAACTTATTAGTAATAGAAGCAGTCATAAAGAGTTTAACAGAAATGCAATATGGAGCCTCGAGCgaaacaagtacatacatacttgtttGCTTTGGCTAAATTTAACTTTACCCTATACGCATTTACAAGAATGCACGAGTATTGAGGAATCTCTAAGCTAAGCGAATCTGACTAGTGATGGACAAAATGCCATATCTGACTAAATTTCATGCAGGTGCTTCGTTTTTGAACTTGTTATCATTCATAATTTCTATCACAaataattgaaagtaaaaaacgAAGTAAACTTGAATTCGTCATAATATAAGGTAAAAAACCAAAGTTAATTAGGCAATGATTAGGAAAATACCAATATTGAAAACAACAGGATACATTAATCACCTCTGCGTTTGTAGTAACGATGTTTCCGCCACCCAAGCGATAGGCACTGCATTCGTCGTAGCAACCGTCCGAATACGTGTTCTTCATTGTCACTAACGCGTGATCGACTGCGACTACTACCACCATCACTTATATCGCCTGCTGTGGCGTCATCACTCGTAAAGCTATGCGGCTGATCATCTAAATACATGTGAAAATTTGTAGGACTGCTGGCTTCACTACTATACGCTGGCGTTTGATATTCTGCTTTCACGTGTCGTCTTAAGTCATACCCGTCCTCATAATCTTCATCATCGTCGGTGTAGCCGCTACGGCTAAGTCCACTGCGCACATCTTTTAAAGTCAAATAGTCATCATCGTACGGTTGATAATTACCATCTTCATCTTGTATGGTAATTTCTATACTTTGTCCTGTGGTATCTAAACTGAAGGCACTTTTCGATGTTTTAGTGCCTATGAGCACTGAATCTTTAGTACGTTTTTTTGAGCGACGTCGAAAGAGTCGCGTGTAGTCTTTTTTACGTGTATACTGTTTGACTCCAGGTTCTTGGAATGATTTACTTCGGTTCACTGCCGAAAGATACATTTTTAAAGGATTCTCTGGCACAGGCGAATGTGACGAGCAATCACTGGAATTAGGCGAGCAGCTCAAAGAGCCGCCTTTGTTCGGGACACCCTTAAACGGGCTGAGGTTGTACGTTTTCGCTTTTAATAAAGCGCCAGTCTTAGAAAATTGTTCATGTGCGTTGCTGTTGCCATCTTTTGGAGCCATAAGCGTTTGCGTAACTAGTGTAGGTGCGTTGATTGTTTGACACGCTTTGAGTGCACATGCTGTTATTATTACGTTTTGAGCATTTTCCAGTTTTTCATCTAAATTATAATGACTTTCTACCGATGTTTTAATATTACCTTTATTATAGCTTAAATTACTAATCTGATTTATGTTAGAGTCATAACCAATGTTGTCCACAGTTGTTAAAACACCTTCCGTATCGGTAGTTTCATAGAGACTTTGACATTGTCGTCGTAAAGTTTTCGCTACGATACTATGATCACTAGAGTCTAGTTGTTTAACTTTAATGTTATGATAATCTTCACTCACTTCACTACCATTTACATCGCAAACATCGATATCCTCGTCTTCTGTATTGGATGATAAGTGTTTTCGCGAGATTGGATGCATGCGACGcaacaaatttgtatataatagaTGAAGGGAAGAGGATGTAGATGAAGACTTTTGTATATTGCAAGTCACATTTTGATTTGGAGGTGTTCCGCTGACAGTCTTTACAGCGTTATCGTCACTTAAATATACAGGTATGTTGATGCACTTGCATTGTTCACCTTCTTTGAGCTCAGAATAGGTAGGACTTTTCTCAACTACTGGGAGTGTAAGTAAAGGTAAAGATGGCGTTGGTGTGAAGCTGGTGGATATTGATGATGCGGATGATGATAGTAGAAAATTTTCCTTTGATTTCTTGCGACGTTGTCTTTCAATAAACAGAATCTCTTTTAAGCTTGGTTCGGggactttatttatttcgttgATTGCATCTGTTATACAGCCTTCATTGGGAGTAATGAAATTTACGGAAGTAGTATTTTCTGGGCACTCTATTGTCCCCAAATCAGCTatattttcgagtattttttaattttcaaaaaggaaaatgaaattaaaaataagaacctctaaatataaaaacaagtgAAATGataaagttttttcttcaattaataGAAGAATTGTCAGCATTCTAAATAatctaaaatattaattcaCTTGAAAATTATAGACAACGTAAGAGTCAAAAAGTAACAATTCAATAAAGCTCTTATTTCCTAAGTAAGCATGCTCTGTCGGTCCTGCGCCAAAATTAAGTGTTTCGTATAGGCGTCGCACAAAGTCCTTCTCAATTATAACTAAATCCTTAGTcggattataaaatttattagcaATCGTTAAACCGCATTTCTAGCAACTTGCGACATATGGACAACATACTTCAACTGCTTTGTTTCTTTACTTTTCATAGATCGTCCTTTTATGGAGATTTGATAACTTCGAATTGCCTTGTTATATGCATActttattaaaactaaatacaaaaatgtttggaaaatgTTGAGTATTCCTAAAATTGACTAAATGCCCTTAAGTGATAAACAATTAATAGCAAAACCAATTACGAGtatgtattttttcttcaaaaacaacTGATATAAgttgatatataaaaaaatcaggaaattaattttttaatcgtTTCTACATGGAATCGACTTGATGCTGATAGTATTGTTCCTCTACttaatttaaacataaaaacCATGAATAATATCGGTTGGGAGTGCAGGAAAGAGAAGAAGCATGCTGATGAGAACAAATGTCATGattgtattttatatgaaaattgcttCTGCTAAGATATTTATGATATTTCCTTATTACAAAGTGGGTTTTCAATCTCATGTCTAGATAAGTTTCAATAAttgaatatagtttaatttttaagccaTACTTATAAATAACATAATCGTGCTCATGTTGAGTTGAAGATAAGTTTTGCTATTCCAAAATATCTTACGTTTGCGTACATTTTATAAAGTCTAATCGTTAACAGCGAAAATTCCACCACCTATtctgccgcaacaacaacaacatcaacaaagtTGCTTCCAGAATTAATTCGAACTGTCTTGAAACAACTTTTAGCTAAATCTAAGTTTACTAAAGGACTCATGATTCGGAAATATCTAATGAAGAGTGATTTTCATCGATCATACTTTGAAATGAACAttcttaaagaaatataaatgcaataaatccaGGAATTTCTATTTACATGATCTATATCCATGATATCCATCACCATAGAAATGACTAGCCTAGAATTGAACTCAATAATGGTCAATGGTGAGCaagattattgaaaaatatattcattattaaaaatagtaagCTTAATAAAACCTGCGAACAGTATATTTTAATTCCGTTTACGTATCGATAGTATGTAATACCGAAAACTAAACGAGACATAAGTATATGGAATGATCTATAGCATTTCTTTTCTTTCTGTGAAAGTAGGAATGTAATACCATTATTACATTTGGGTGAAATCGGACTATCGCTCACATAACATACAAAACGGCATTaacagtaaataaaatgttttgacgGAAtgtaagtaagaaaaaaattctaatttgatACAAGGAGTAAGAGTCGGGAGAAGCAACCACTAAAACTAAGAAAACCAATGTGGTGGGCATATTATGTTTCACCATTTCATCATACGagtataaatgaaaatttcacgttgatcctaACACAGCTAAAAGTCTGcattaaattgtaatttattttgcgaagaagtttgatttttttttttaatttcgattagGAAAATTTATCCACAACTCATGTTATTGACTTCGATAATATACCAACAATCTTTAAGAGTAAATACTTACGGCACGAGTAATCTCGTACTAATGTGGTTTTCGATTTAACTTGTACGCCAATAATAGCTTCTATGGGAACCTCGGTGCGCGGAATCGAGACCGAATGTGGAGGTAAATATATGGGTTGAAGTACACCAAAATTACATTCGGTTGTCAGGTACGTGCGGCATCCCCCATGCGTTGTCATACCGCACCATTCGCAGCGATAGCCTGAACATTTCCAAtccacaataattttttatgtataattaatatatttttatatttacgtatatatCCATCTACCTTTACCTGTGAGGCATTCGGACGACCAACATGTCTTTTTACAGTAGGCGCACTTAGACGTGGGGGGTAGATTACCTTCCCTCCAATGATGCTTTTAATATATAGGTGaagaatattatattaaattatgttaCAATTTGcataacttttaaatatttcgtttattatGTTGTAATACTACACAAggcaatatattcaaaaattgtcGTAGCTACAACTTCTGATACATCAAACAGACGTAGAATTTCCAACTGAATACAATTAATTCTCATATTAAATAGTGGAACATTTcatgggtttcattaaggtacctcttACAATTTcaagcacaaagatacactgttttGAGTAAAAAACGCTCTATAATTTTCGTTATATAACTTAAATATTGGCCActatatgcagtataaagtcacccaaAAGTTCGCAAATCTTTATATTGGGTATAATGGACTCGGATGAGTATTTACCCGATTCCACCCATTTTTTATACATAGACTTAGTAGATAAATGTAGATCATATTGCATCCAATGGCAAACCTATCATCCCAagtataaaacacaaaaacctTCAAGTATGGCGGTGGTAGCGTGACGGTCTGGGGAGCGTTTTCCTGGGACAGCGTTGAGCGATAAAAGAGGATAGATGGTAGAATGGACCAAATTTCATGCCTCAGCATTTTCAAAAGTACTATGAAACCATTTCTCGTTcgaataaaaaaggaaaattttacaaaaaagtgaTGTATCAAAGCTGAAGAAGTAACCGCCGTGGCGGTTCTATTCATATCCCTCAACTAGCTTAAaacacttgcatacatatgtacatacacaaatcttacatacatacctgaTGTTTCACACTCTGCAATTCTTTGCCGGGCACATACGTCGCATTTTCAGTACAATCAGGCACAGCAAAATCTTGGCACTCAATGTGTGCGAAATATTCGCAAACTAGATTGCAAGAAGAATAGAAAGGACAAATAATTATAAGATAAAAGTCTTTACATTCTTAGCTTGACAAACTTACTTAAACAATGTACTGCTGGACTATCATCTAATCGTCTACGGCAAACGGTACAGAATTTCTTTTTATGATGAGTTGGCTCTGACCAGCAATGCGCGACGggattctttaaaaaatttgttaatgcaGTTAgaatttataatgaaattaaatatggatattttattacttaattaaaCTAATTATAAACATGATATTATATTATGCTCGTATATAGAgtactttttaaattaatttattacaaaattagtTTAGCTCATCTGGTAATAAAAGTATACCATCCGGAGTTGGCACCACTATAGTGATGAAACATatttgtacatgcatatattattGACTATCAACACCCACAAGGTGACAAAAAGCTAGCATTTGTTTCGACCTGCATTGCGAAGAAACAAGTTTTTGGACTTGACTAATATTAGAACCAAGTCATCTGTTATTCATAAATAATGGTAGTCATCAATATCTCAACCTCATGATGGCATGACAACCTTACTTATTCAGTATGAGCACAGAATCCATATTTTTCGGGACAACTGATATTCATGTgtcgaatagcaattacaaaaaaatgtttgtcccAGGGTCGAATTTTGCTTTTCGGTTTTTAATAGAAAGTAAGGTTGTCAAGGTAAAAAAATACCTACCTACACTGAACtaaattgaaatacaaatatttgtaaaacatacaaaTGGGAAACCATTAACTAATTTTGCAACAATTTCAATAGTCACtggtagatttttttttacagtttaagAGACAAAACTAAGATTGTGATATCCACGTATATGACGATACTTTGCCATAATTATGgcattttttgaaattagtaTCCTTTCAAACATTATACCGTCATTCGTTGGcaacattgaaattaaattaagtcaTAGACGGAAGACTGAGTCCTCGAATcggtaattttttcttattcaagCACAGCTGGATAAGATTAAATTTAGCCTGAGACAAATTGAAATGTAGTAATAAATTATACTTTGTTTGCTAATTTCTTTAATGTTCTTGACCAATAATTCatatcaaacaaaataaacaataaattatgattatcaaataatatttaatgatatgtaaaattttacacaaataaaagaaatttcaaacttttatgtCCTAAAAACTTCAATTCCAAAAACacgtatataattttaaaagtattaacAAAACGTAACTTACCTTTATAATACATGGAGCAATGCCAGAGCATGGAGTAACAACATTTGAAACACAACGATCGTGTATGACGAAATTACACActataaaaacaataagaataTTGTAATTATTTCACATGTTGGACTTATAGGCATATGGATATATTGCACAATTTAAAAGATGGTATTGGGATACTTTAGATGTACATATACAGACACCTTTGATTTGCATaagaaatatgcaaaaagtatcgtgatataattaaatttttttaattagctaaaatgataagtaaataattagaaaaacatGTGATATATTATAAAAGAGAATGACTGTGGACTCGTATAATATGGTTGTTAGTTATATtacaaacatgtacatataatttatgtaattaataaTACATACCTTCACATATatatccgatctgaataataccCCAAATCAAATCTGAACAATGATGACAATACGTTGGCTTTCCAAAGGTCTTCTTTACGAATGTATGTCCACCATCCGCCATTTTGCGCATTCTATAAGGATACTTTCGATTATGGGGCGTATCGCTGAATCGCAATTGGCAGCAGACCAATATAACGAAGATATCGACGATACGCGAAAGAAAAGATTTTTGTAATCTTATAACAGTTTTTCTGCTGCTTCTTTTTTGAggcttaatttttttagtttatctcTTATAATCCTTTTtacttctttgttgtttttagtaTAACAGCTGACAATTCTCTCAACTGCTCAACATCATATTGGATAAGTCACATTGACTCctgatatttttattgatgCAATGTACGAAGAATAAGAATTTTGGAAGCAATTCTTCTTGCTCACCACAGAAATGACAGCCAATTTTGTCAATGGCCTTGGTAACTTCTTTTCTATTACtgctattatatatttttgaatatctaaTAAGTATATTTTGACTATTTGAGCGGCTTTGAATTCTAGTTGGTGCTCTATTGTCTTGCTGTTGATGGCTTTTAGTTTCGACCTTTGTGTCAGCAGCTGTTGCTTTATTGACTGATTTTTTGGGCTTAATGTTTTGTACTGCTGCGTTTGTGCTCGATAAAAGTGATGATAAAATGGCGGCGACGACAACAAATGTGACAGCGACGGCGGCATTTTCATCCATTTGTACTATTCATCCAGACATTTGGGCCGGTACCTGCAACCACAAACAGAAATCAATTATGTGTAacatgtacaagtatatttagATCACTTCGTATATCCTGAATATCAGCCGTGACACTTACTTactatttttgatatatttttctcCGTTCCTTTTCTTCATCTATCTTAAATGCATTTGCCCTCGAGAATGTATTAATTGGATATCTACTATATGATTTctcataatttgaaattttctgtataaataaaagtattataaaGCTTTTGCAacattaaaaagatttaaaatattgttataaatcTAACTAGCTGACTCGGAAAACCTTAtttttccatatatgtacatacgttatttttaggaaatatttAACAAACGCATGTTActttattaaagattttttaataaattgcgaAATGAAAACTGTCTTTATCAATTGAATGTACCATAGAGTGATCACAAAACCATTCTCTCCGTTTTTCAATACTAGTcctcacagattgaccgataCGTTCGATAAAAAATTGGCCATATGCATCCGggtgggaggtgcca contains the following coding sequences:
- the LOC105232613 gene encoding diacylglycerol kinase theta isoform X4, yielding MRKMADGGHTFVKKTFGKPTYCHHCSDLIWGIIQIGYICEVCNFVIHDRCVSNVVTPCSGIAPCIIKNPVAHCWSEPTHHKKKFCTVCRRRLDDSPAVHCLICEYFAHIECQDFAVPDCTENATYVPGKELQSVKHQHHWREGNLPPTSKCAYCKKTCWSSECLTGKGYRCEWCGMTTHGGCRTYLTTECNFGVLQPIYLPPHSVSIPRTEVPIEAIIGVQVKSKTTLVRDYSCPDLGTIECPENTTSVNFITPNEGCITDAINEINKVPEPSLKEILFIERQRRKKSKENFLLSSSASSISTSFTPTPSLPLLTLPVVEKSPTYSELKEGEQCKCINIPVYLSDDNAVKTVSGTPPNQNVTCNIQKSSSTSSSLHLLYTNLLRRMHPISRKHLSSNTEDEDIDVCDVNGSEVSEDYHNIKVKQLDSSDHSIVAKTLRRQCQSLYETTDTEGVLTTVDNIGYDSNINQISNLSYNKGNIKTSVESHYNLDEKLENAQNVIITACALKACQTINAPTLVTQTLMAPKDGNSNAHEQFSKTGALLKAKTYNLSPFKGVPNKGGSLSCSPNSSDCSSHSPVPENPLKMYLSAVNRSKSFQEPGVKQYTRKKDYTRLFRRRSKKRTKDSVLIGTKTSKSAFSLDTTGQSIEITIQDEDGNYQPYDDDYLTLKDVRSGLSRSGYTDDDEDYEDGYDLRRHVKAEYQTPAYSSEASSPTNFHMYLDDQPHSFTSDDATAGDISDGGSSRSRSRVSDNEEHVFGRLLRRMQCLSLGWRKHRYYKRRARSISEEFSSGDTPRFKDEEPGIKTDTMHASAVSGGSGTSSHYRPESSHKSEKSDKDKTKKEKESEEKDIEMIKVFDGNNSFRRQLYRVISVPRTYTLEQLLTTALRAFHITREPSAFYMTDLYAASGMEDVPLQDPTPVMNLTHLEGKRPAIYLRFHDKDKGYVRVYPGKLQCSLEEPYVNVPVENTTIIKDLIRDALDRFGLQDNQIQDYRCSEVLLDRGVTERILSWNERPWDIMKQLGKDSIRQMELMRFYMQHKQDPHGPNIALFVGNLPPGLSQRNYEQILNKYVTDENKFTSIGPIYYEYGSVVLSFEDAQKAVRAFYNLRETIIEDKKLLVMLLPNIEPSMVPSDVRPLLVFVNVKSGGCQGLELISSFRKLLNPYQVFDLDNGGPLPGLYVFRQIVNYKILVCGGDGTIGWVLQCLDNVGQDSECSSPPCAIVPLGTGNDLARVLCWGSGYTGGEDPLNLLRDVIEAEEIRLDRWTVVFHPEDKPEEPALKAPSNTTGGGAQNEDNSQIFVMNNYFGIGIDADLCLDFHNAREENPNKFNSRLHNKGYYVKMGLRKIVGRKTVKDLHKELKLEVDGKVVDLPPVEGIIILNILSWGSGANPWGPDKDDNFSTPNHYDGVLEIVGVTGVVHLGQIQSGIRTAMRIAQGGHIKIHLYSDMPVQVDGEPWVQSPGDVVVLKSALKATMLKKNKSKMKRRNTEPTMTLTGTATPHLSLMPVTVMAAASDSSTGDTDAENTPNNTDF
- the LOC105232613 gene encoding diacylglycerol kinase theta isoform X3, with the translated sequence MRKMADGGHTFVKKTFGKPTYCHHCSDLIWGIIQIGYICEVCNFVIHDRCVSNVVTPCSGIAPCIIKNPVAHCWSEPTHHKKKFCTVCRRRLDDSPAVHCLICEYFAHIECQDFAVPDCTENATYVPGKELQSVKHQHHWREGNLPPTSKCAYCKKTCWSSECLTGKGYRCEWCGMTTHGGCRTYLTTECNFGVLQPIYLPPHSVSIPRTEVPIEAIIGVQVKSKTTLVRDYSCPDLGTIECPENTTSVNFITPNEGCITDAINEINKVPEPSLKEILFIERQRRKKSKENFLLSSSASSISTSFTPTPSLPLLTLPVVEKSPTYSELKEGEQCKCINIPVYLSDDNAVKTVSGTPPNQNVTCNIQKSSSTSSSLHLLYTNLLRRMHPISRKHLSSNTEDEDIDVCDVNGSEVSEDYHNIKVKQLDSSDHSIVAKTLRRQCQSLYETTDTEGVLTTVDNIGYDSNINQISNLSYNKGNIKTSVESHYNLDEKLENAQNVIITACALKACQTINAPTLVTQTLMAPKDGNSNAHEQFSKTGALLKAKTYNLSPFKGVPNKGGSLSCSPNSSDCSSHSPVPENPLKMYLSAVNRSKSFQEPGVKQYTRKKDYTRLFRRRSKKRTKDSVLIGTKTSKSAFSLDTTGQSIEITIQDEDGNYQPYDDDYLTLKDVRSGLSRSGYTDDDEDYEDGYDLRRHVKAEYQTPAYSSEASSPTNFHMYLDDQPHSFTSDDATAGDISDGGSSRSRSRVSDNEEHVFGRLLRRMQCLSLGWRKHRYYKRRARSISEEFSSGDTPRFKDEEPGIKTDTMHASAVSGGSGTSSHYRPESSHKSEKSDKDKTKKEKESEEKDIEMIKVFDGNNSFRRQLYRVISVPRTYTLEQLLTTALRAFHITREPSAFYMTDLYAASGMEDVPLQDPTPVMNLTHLEGKRPAIYLRFHDKDKGYVRVYPGKLQCSLEEPYVNVPVENTTIIKDLIRDALDRFGLQDNQIQDYRCSEVLLDRGVTERILSWNERPWDIMKQLGKDSIRQMELMRFYMQHKQDPHGPNIALFVGNLPPGLSQRNYEQILNKYVTDENKFTSIGPIYYEYGSVVLSFEDAQKAVRAFYNLRETIIEDKKLLVMLLPNIEPSMVPSDVRPLLVFVNVKSGGCQGLELISSFRKLLNPYQVFDLDNGGPLPGLYVFRQIVNYKILVCGGDGTIGWVLQCLDNVGQDSECSSPPCAIVPLGTGNDLARVLCWGSGYTGGEDPLNLLRDVIEAEEIRLDRWTVVFHPEDKPEEPALKAPSNTTGGGAQNEDNSQIFVMNNYFGIGIDADLCLDFHNAREENPNKFNSRLHNKGYYVKMGLRKIVGRKTVKDLHKELKLEVDGKVVDLPPVEGIIILNILSWGSGANPWGPDKDDNFSTPNHYDGVLEIVGVTGVVHLGQIQSGIRTAMRIAQGGHIKIHLYSDMPVQVDGEPWVQSPGDVVVLKSALKATMLKKSRGKRRLTEPHISPAVLASSLSASATASTAASQATIQINSSGSSVSGLGQGPENGDRDRATPIGT